A window of the Apostichopus japonicus isolate 1M-3 chromosome 8, ASM3797524v1, whole genome shotgun sequence genome harbors these coding sequences:
- the LOC139970435 gene encoding uncharacterized protein: MALIKSDTVTRALLFLMLFHVVISSVSSTFLQYSREDLLRLRQDPFSQSDGFGLNESQFSVDWPTDAPWNEPKPNVRPTRKRGRRGGKLVKLRRTHQNTPVPSIILVNVQRLFNKTGELFSRIANFRDYADCNVFCLTETWLTTDHPDCILQPPGFTIYRHDRDRQITGKSQGGGVCFLINNNWCKDVRIISQGTTPDMEHIIIKCRPFYIPREFSSVTLIAVYIHPRADATIATESLRGMISNCENSDPNTLSIVVGDFNHANLRNSMPELKQHVTCATRGNNILDHCYCKVKNVYKSVPRAGIGNSDHNTVLLIPIYKQELKITKPVKRTVKVWTREAIDKLQDCFDDTNWDLFKEDNDLHSFTNTLTAYINFCQDICIPTKTVTQYPNNKPWCDKAVKAKIKAKDEAYRTKTIDPDRYHLAKSDLRRAIRNAKRAQKELIEQKFDTVNPREAWANIGEITNYKGVKRSADSDDAELPDKLNEFYTRFDKDNNSQPSPANNTDVTAPFAIDVTSVRNNFKRLNERKAPGPDGITPKLLKICAEQLAGVYTDIFNWSLSTSEVPRSFKDATIVPIPKKGKVSGLNDYRPVALTSVPMKTFERFILSFIKSLLPEGFDRSQFAYRTNRSVEDAISIWLHGTLAHLERKCSYARLLFIDYSSAFNTIIPSQLHFKLLEHLKFPPSICNWILDFLLERKQTVRVGNNCSAAVVLNTGTPQGCVLSPLLYSLFTHDCAAVHPNSRIIKFADDTTVTGLITDDDERHYRDEVNLLVNWCHDNNLTLNVDKTKELIVDFRRNKNTKDPLIINGSAVEQVHTFKLLGTFIMENLSWNENSHEILKKGRQRLFFLRTLKSYGVSDFILVNFYRAIIESILTTNILVWFSRVRDLGKLQSVIRSAEGKTHLIRAPTWTAQRRLSQGAEA, translated from the exons ATGGCGCTGATCAAGAGCGACACGGTCACTAGAGCTCTCctgtttttaatgttatttcatGTCGTCATTTCATCTGTATCGTCCACTTTCCTGCAATATTCCAGAGAGGATTTATTACGATTACGCCAGGATCCTTTCTCGCAATCCGACGGTTTCGGACTCAACGAAAGTCAATTTTCTGTGGACTGGCCAACCGATGCCCCTTGGAATGAGCctaagcctaacgttaggcctacacGTAAGCGGGGCAGGAGAGGTGGCAAACTAGTAAAACTTCGTCGCACACATCAGAACACTCCAGTACCTAGTATTATCTTAGTGAACGTGCAGAGACTTTTCAACAAGACGGGTGAGTTATTTTCGAGAATCGCAAACTTCCGTGATTATGCCGACTGCAATGTGTTTTGTTTAACTGAAACCTGGCTCACCACAGATCACCCTGACTGTATATTGCAACCGCCGGGGTTCACAATCTATCGACATGATCGGGATCGACAGATTACGGGGAAGTCTCAGGGCGGTGGAGTTTGCTTCCTCATCAACAATAACTGGTGTAAGGACGTAAGGATAATTTCCCAAGGAACCACCCCGGATATGGAACATATCATAATCAAGTGTAGGCCGTTCTACATCCCCCGTGAGTTTTCATCAGTGACTCTGATAGCGGTTTACATACACCCTCGCGCCGATGCAACCATAGCAACAGAAAGCCTGCGAGGGATGATTTCCAATTGTGAGAACTCCGACCCAAACACGTTGTCTATTGTTGTGGGGGATTTTAATCACGCTAATCTGAGGAACTCAATGCCCGAATTGAAGCAGCATGTGACATGTGCCACTCGCGGCAACAACATCCTAGATCACTGTTACTGTAAAGTAAAGAATGTATACAAGTCAGTCCCGCGAGCTGGTATCGGTAACTCTGATCACAACACAGTGCTACTTATCCCTATTTACAAACAAGAGTTGAAGATAACGAAGCCAGTGAAAAGAACGGTCAAAGTATGGACTCGGGAAGCGATCGATAAACTACAGGATTGTTTTGATGACACGAATTGGGATTTGTTCAAAGAGGATAATGATTTGCATTCATTCACAAATACGTTGACTGCGTACATCAATTTCTGCCAAGACATTTGTATACCAACTAAGACTGTCACACAATACCCAAACAACAAACCGTGGTGTGACAAAGCTGTCAAAGCAAAAATAAAGGCCAAGGATGAAGCTTATCGGACTAAGACCATTGATCCAGATAGATACCACCTCGCCAAGTCTGACCTCAGGAGAGCCATTAGGAACGCGAAAAGAGCACAAAAGGAACTGATTGAGCAAAAGTTTGATACTGTAAACCCGAGAGAAGCATGGGCGAACATCGGGGAGATTACCAACTACAAAGGGGTGAAGAGGTCAGCGGATAGTGATGATGCAGAGCTGCCAGACAAGCTGAACGAATTTTATACGCGTTTTGACAAAGATAATAACAGCCAACCATCTCCAGCCAACAACACAGATGTCACCGCGCCATTTGCCATCGATGTGACCTCGGTGAGGAACAATTTCAAACGACTCAACGAACGGAAAGCACCAGGACCCGATGGCATCACTCCAAAACTGCTCAAAATATGCGCCGAACAACTTGCTGGCGTCTACACTGACATATTCAATTGGTCGCTGAGCACGTCAGAAGTACCCCGGTCATTCAAAGATGCCACCATAGTACCCATCCCAAAGAAGGGCAAAGTATCTGGCTTGAACGACTATCGACCGGTCGCGCTTACATCTGTACCGATGAAAACATTTGAACGTTTTATCCTTTCTTTTATCAAATCACTTTTACCCGAAGGTTTTGATCGCTCGCAATTCGCCTATCGCACGAACAGATCGGTTGAAGACGCTATTTCTATATGGTTACATGGGACCCTGGCTCACCTGGAGAGGAAGTGTTCCTACGCCCGCTTACTTTTTATCGATTATAGCTCAGCTTTTAACACTATTATTCCTTCACagttacattttaaattattggaACATTTGAAATTCCCTCCTTCAATTTGTAATTGGATCCTGGATTTCCTTCTGGAACGCAAACAGACTGTGAGGGTCGGTAACAATTGTTCAGCGGCTGTCGTTCTCAACACGGGCACCCCACAGGGGTGTGTACTTTCGCCACTGCTGTACTCCCTGTTCACACATGATTGTGCAGCCGTCCACCCAAACTCGCGGATCATCAAATTTGCAGACGACACCACAGTGACTGGCCTGATCACAGATGACGATGAACGCCACTACCGTGATGAGGTAAACCTTCTGGTGAACTGGTGCCACGATAACAACTTAACTCTTAATGTGGACAAAACCAAGGAACTGATTGTGGACTTTAGGcgtaacaaaaatacaaaggaCCCTCTGATCATAAATGGTTCTGCTGTAGAGCAGGTGCACACATTTAAATTATTAGGCACATTCATTATGGAAAATTTGTCTTGGAATGAAAATTCacatgaaatattgaagaagGGACGTCAGAGACTATTCTTTTTACGGACTCTTAAATCTTATGGTGTTAGTGATTTTATTTTAGTGAATTTCTATCGTGCAATTATAGAGAGTATTTTAACTACAAACATTTTAGTCTGGTTTAGTCGTGTGAGGGATCTAGGGAAACTTCAGTCAGTTATCAGGAGTGCTGAAG GAAAGACACATTTAATAAGAGCACCTACCTGGACCGCCCAGCGCAGATTGAGCCAAGGGGCTGAGGCCTAG
- the LOC139971117 gene encoding G-protein coupled receptor moody-like, protein MDTNGVEVTNLPTDSPVYVLEDLTVRKLWSVMAILVAAVGIPGNILVMIAVTFSKRLQTKTNAFVVNLACSDLAACLVLPFQVVALLNDSWPLPDPLCTFVAIVVWVGLGSSVVNLALIAFNRFTLITKSRTHYDQVYSKRNLVLMLASAWIIPIFLVTVPPLCGLGRIGYSERYKLCSADSNHPLSNVYSFITSAFVGVPCLIIIITCYVKIYRFIRAKNRELFSNNESRGENKGNAQSAAFKRQVKVTRNLFLVVCSYIICIMPYAIACLIPPSYPAIPWVSLFLIANCCVNPIIYGLKHPQFRDVFRHILSCKFRLIPEPSKLLQTLTTSSNGA, encoded by the coding sequence ATGGATACGAACGGAGTTGAAGTTACGAATTTACCCACCGATTCGCCTGTTTATGTTTTGGAAGATCTGACAGTAAGAAAACTTTGGTCCGTTATGGCGATACTTGTGGCGGCTGTTGGCATTCCTGGGAATATATTGGTTATGATCGCTGTGACTTTCTCGAAACGATTGCAAACCAAGACCAATGCATTTGTCGTGAATTTGGCGTGTTCTGATCTTGCAGCGTGCCTCGTCCTTCCGTTCCAAGTTGTCGCATTGTTGAACGATAGTTGGCCATTGCCAGACCCGTTGTGCACCTTTGTTGCTATTGTTGTCTGGGTTGGTCTTGGTAGCAGCGTAGTCAATCTCGCCTTAATCGCATTTAACCGTTTCACGTTAATAACTAAATCTCGTACTCACTACGACCAAGTATATTCAAAGAGAAATCTTGTCCTCATGTTAGCTTCAGCATGGATCATTCCGATCTTCCTGGTTACGGTCCCACCCTTATGTGGCCTTGGAAGAATCGGCTACTCGGAGCGGTATAAGTTATGTTCAGCTGACTCAAATCATCCTTTATCGAATGTTTACTCATTCATCACCAGTGCTTTCGTTGGAGTTCCATGTTTGATCATTATCATTACATGTTACGTCAAAATTTATCGCTTTATTCGAGCTAAAAATCGCGAGCTGTTTTCGAACAACGAATCTAGAGGGGAAAACAAGGGCAACGCCCAATCAGCGGCCTTCAAAAGACAAGTGAAAGTGACAAGGAACTTGTTTTTGGTGGTTTGTTCGTATATCATATGTATAATGCCCTATGCTATCGCCTGTTTGATACCACCCAGCTACCCTGCCATTCCTTGGGTGTCGTTATTTCTTATTGCTAACTGTTGTGTGAATCCAATCATTTATGGACTAAAACATCCTCAGTTTAGAGATGTATTTCGACATATCCTATCGTGCAAGTTTAGACTTATTCCAGAGCCATCGAAGCTATTGCAGACTCTCACAACCAGTTCTAACGGCGCATAG
- the LOC139971101 gene encoding G-protein coupled receptor moody-like, with translation MDTKGVEVTILPTDSPGYVFEDPTQRTLLSVIVILVAAVGIPGNILVMIAVTFSKRLQTKTNSFVVNLACSDLATCLVLPFQVVALLNDSWPLPDPLCTFVAIVVWVGLGSSIVNLALIAFNRITLITKSRTHYDQLYSKRNLVLMLASAWIIPIVLVTVPPLCGLGGIGYSERYKICSADSTHPLSDVYAFISSVLVEVPCLIIIITCYVKIYRFIRAKNRELFSNNACRGENKGNAQSAAFKRQVKVTKNLFLVVCSYIICIMPFAIACLIPPSYPSIPWVSIFLIANCCVNPIIYGLKHPQFRDVFRNILSCKFRLIPEPSKLLQSLTTSSTGA, from the coding sequence ATGGATACGAAGGGAGTTGAAGTTACGATTTTACCCACCGATTCGCCTGGTTACGTTTTTGAAGATCCGACACAAAGAACACTTTTGTCCGTTATAGTGATACTTGTGGCGGCTGTTGGCATTCCTGGGAATATATTGGTTATGATTGCTGTGACTTTTTCGAAAAGATTGCAAACCAAGACCAATTCATTTGTCGTGAATTTGGCGTGTTCTGATCTTGCTACGTGTCTCGTCCTTCCGTTCCAAGTTGTCGCTTTGTTGAACGATAGTTGGCCGTTGCCAGACCCGTTGTGCACCTTTGTTGCTATTGTTGTATGGGTTGGTCTTGGTAGCAGCATAGTCAATCTCGCCTTAATCGCCTTTAACCGTATCACGTTAATAACTAAATCTCGTACTCACTACGACCAACTATATTCAAAGAGAAATCTTGTCCTCATGTTAGCTTCAGCATGGATCATTCCGATCGTCCTGGTTACGGTCCCACCCTTGTGTGGCCTTGGAGGAATCGGCTACTCGGAGAGATATAAGATATGTTCAGCTGACTCAACCCATCCTTTATCGGATGTTTACGCATTCATCAGCAGTGTTCTCGTTGAAGTTCCTTGTTTGATCATTATCATTACATGTTACGTCAAAATTTATCGATTCATTCGAGCTAAAAATCGCGAGCTGTTTTCCAACAACGCATGTAGAGGGGAAAACAAGGGCAACGCCCAATCAGCGGCCTTCAAAAGACAAGTGAAAGTGACAAAGAACTTGTTTTTGGTGGTATGTTCGTATATCATCTGTATAATGCCCTTTGCTATCGCCTGTTTGATACCACCCAGCTACCCTTCCATTCCTTGGGTGTCGATATTTCTTATCGCTAACTGTTGTGTGAATCCAATCATTTATGGGCTAAAACATCCTCAGTTTAGAGATGTATTTCGAAATATCCTATCGTGCAAGTTTAGACTTATTCCAGAGCCATCGAAGCTATTGCAGAGTCTCACCACCAGCTCTACTGGCGCATAA